The stretch of DNA AACCCTCATCGCAGTTGCCAGTTGCCAGTTGCCAGTTGCCAGTTGTCAGTTATCAGTTGTCCGCAGGGCACCGTGTCCGGCAACCGGCAACTGACAACTACCCATGCTCTTCCTGCCACTCGTCGTACCAGGCCATCTGGATGGCTTCGAGCTTCTTTTCGTTCGAGCCTTTCGGGTCACCGGTGAAGCCGTCGAGCGCCAGCACCCAGTGATAGAGGTCTGTGAAGCGCACACTCAACGGGTCAACGTCCGGGTGCGCTTCCAGCAGTCGTATGCCGATCTCTTCGA from Blastocatellia bacterium encodes:
- the iscX gene encoding Fe-S cluster assembly protein IscX, whose amino-acid sequence is MAEVDWTDVEEIGIRLLEAHPDVDPLSVRFTDLYHWVLALDGFTGDPKGSNEKKLEAIQMAWYDEWQEEHG